Below is a genomic region from Prevotella melaninogenica.
GATTAAAGCTGTTGCAGCCAAAGACAATATCACTGCTATCAAGATTAAGTCAAGTCGTATGTTAGGTGCATCGGGCTTCTTACGTAAGGTATTTGAAATCTTCGAGAGCTATCAGACGTCTATCGACATGATTACTACCAGTGAGGTGGGTGTGTCAATGACGATTGAGAACAATAGCCATTTGGCTGAGATTGTTGATGAGTTGAAGAAGTATGGCACCGTAACCGTTGACACAGAGATGTGTATTGTCTGCGTTGTCGGCGACCTTGATTGGAGCAACGTTGGCTTTGAGACATTGGCAACTGACGCAATGAAGGACATCCCTGTACGTATGATTAGCTACGGTGGCAGCAACTACAACATCTCTTTCTTGATTCGTGAGGCTGACAAGCAGCGTGCTTTGCAGTCACTATCAAACGTGCTCTTTAACTAAAAGAAATATTTATTGTAGGGACGAACGCCCTCGCCTGTTCATTACTGGAAGCAGACAACTGGACATACGAGGGCGTATGTCTCCTCTACAACTCAGATAAACAAACTTCACGACACAACACACATGATGCAAAAATTCCCTATAGATAAGTTTGAGAAGATTGAAACTCCCTTTTATTATTATGACTGTGAGCTCTTGAGAGAGACCTTACAGGCGATTAATAATGAATTGAAAAAATATGAGAACTTCGTCGTCCACTATGCTATTAAAGCCAATGCGAACGCTAAGGTGCTGAATATTATCCAGCAGACGGGTATGGGAGCTGACTGTGTGAGTGGTGGAGAGATACAGCGTTGCTTAGACTGTGGCTTCCCAGCAGACAAGATTGTCTATGCAGGTGTGGGAAAGTCAGACTGGGAAATCAACCTCGGATTAGATCATGACATCTTCTGCTTCAACGTAGAGAGTGTGGCTGAGTTAGAGGTTATCAATGAGTTGGCAGCGAAAAAGGGTAAGACGGCAAACGTATGTTTCCGTATCAACCCTGACGTAGGAGCACATACACACGAGAAGATTACCACCGGATTAGCTGAGAATAAGTTTGGTATTGCCATGCAAGACATGCTACCTACCATCCTTGAAGCAAGCAGGATGCCGAACATTCACTTTATCGGTTTGCACTTCCACATCGGTTCACAGCTGCTCGAAATGACTGATTTCCGTCATCTCTGCAGCCGTATCAACGAGATACAAGACGGTTTAGAGCAGGAGAATATAAAGATTAAGAATATCAATGTTGGTGGTGGATTGGGCATCGATTACGACAATCCTGACAACCATCCAATCCCTGAT
It encodes:
- the lysA gene encoding diaminopimelate decarboxylase; the protein is MMQKFPIDKFEKIETPFYYYDCELLRETLQAINNELKKYENFVVHYAIKANANAKVLNIIQQTGMGADCVSGGEIQRCLDCGFPADKIVYAGVGKSDWEINLGLDHDIFCFNVESVAELEVINELAAKKGKTANVCFRINPDVGAHTHEKITTGLAENKFGIAMQDMLPTILEASRMPNIHFIGLHFHIGSQLLEMTDFRHLCSRINEIQDGLEQENIKIKNINVGGGLGIDYDNPDNHPIPDFKSYFYTFARYLKLREGQKLHFELGRAVVGQMGSLITRTLYVKQGTAKQFAIVDAGMTDLIRPALYQASHKIENLSSDGALHAYDVVGPICESSDVFAKGIELNTVHRGDLIAMRSAGAYGEIMASQYNCRKLPVGYTSDEL